In Stigmatopora nigra isolate UIUO_SnigA chromosome 11, RoL_Snig_1.1, whole genome shotgun sequence, the following proteins share a genomic window:
- the htr1fa gene encoding 5-hydroxytryptamine receptor 1F encodes MDFPNCTEGMYPTSSFEYATLEPAKLPPKKIALSVTLSVVAIVTTFLNCLVITAIAVTRKLHHPANYLICSLAVTDLLVAVLVMPFSIIYIQKESWLMGKVVCTIWLSVDVTCCTCSILHLAAIAIDRYRAITDAVEYSRKRTGARAGAMVAVVWFLSILISLPPLLWRYYTGDADQEDQCIILHHHIAFTLYSTLGAFYIPLFLILILYFKIYRAAQTLYMRREASRASRHSCMTNGSTIPSTYPAGDGGPRSPEPVSPQEKSFSDPSTEEPPRERARISVKKFHCKARRQDTRSVSRRSQLSQGPRISGSRERKAASTLGLIIGAFVICWLPFFVKEVIVNTCSSCSTSMEMADFLTWLGYINSLINPLIYTIFNEDFKKAFQRLVKCSSYL; translated from the coding sequence ATGGATTTTCCCAACTGTACCGAAGGGATGTATCCAACCAGCAGCTTCGAATATGCCACACTGGAGCCCGCCAAACTGCCCCCCAAGAAGATCGCCCTCTCTGTGACCCTCTCCGTGGTGGCCATTGTAACCACCTTCCTCAACTGCCTGGTGATAACGGCCATCGCCGTCACCCGAAAATTGCACCACCCGGCCAACTACCTCATCTGCTCCCTGGCGGTGACCGACCTGTTGGTGGCTGTGCTAGTCATGCCTTTCAGCATCATATACATCCAGAAAGAGAGCTGGCTAATGGGCAAAGTGGTCTGCACCATCTGGCTGAGCGTGGACGTCACTTGCTGCACATGCTCCATCCTTCACCTGGCCGCCATCGCCATCGACCGCTACAGAGCCATCACCGACGCCGTGGAATACTCCCGTAAACGCACGGGGGCTCGAGCGGGCGCCATGGTGGCCGTGGTGTGGTTCTTGTCCATCCTCATCTCGCTTCCTCCTCTCCTATGGCGTTATTACACAGGGGACGCAGATCAGGAAGACCAGTGCATCATCCTCCACCATCACATCGCCTTCACCCTGTACTCCACCCTGGGGGCTTTTTACATCCCCCTTTTTCTCATTCTCATCCTCTACTTTAAAATCTACCGGGCCGCTCAGACACTTTACATGCGGCGGGAAGCCAGCAGGGCGAGCCGTCACTCGTGTATGACCAACGGGAGCACCATTCCTTCCACCTACCCCGCCGGAGACGGGGGCCCTCGGAGTCCGGAGCCCGTCAGCCCGCAGGAAAAGTCCTTCTCCGACCCCTCGACGGAGGAGCCCCCTCGCGAACGGGCGCGTATTTCCGTCAAAAAGTTCCACTGCAAAGCCCGTCGGCAGGACACCCGCAGCGTGTCGAGGAGGAGTCAGCTCTCCCAGGGACCGCGCATATCGGGGTCACGGGAACGCAAGGCGGCGTCTACCTTGGGTTTGATCATCGGAGCGTTCGTCATCTGCtggttgcctttttttgtcaaggaGGTGATTGTCAACACGTGCAGTTCCTGCAGCACGTCTATGGAGATGGCCGACTTCCTGACGTGGCTGGGATACATCAACTCACTCATCAACCCCCTTATCTACACCATCTTTAATGaggattttaaaaaggctttcCAGAGACTGGTTAAGTGCAGTAGTTACCTCTGA